A single window of Vigna unguiculata cultivar IT97K-499-35 chromosome 1, ASM411807v1, whole genome shotgun sequence DNA harbors:
- the LOC114179223 gene encoding NADPH:quinone oxidoreductase-like: MASLIKVVALSGSLRKGSYNTALIRSGIELSKGEVEGIEIEYIDISDLPFLNTDLEKDGSYPSEVEAFRQKIVAADSVLFASPEYNYSVTGPLKNAIDWASRPPNVWAGKAGAIVSAGGGHGGAKSHYHLRQIGVFLDLHFINKPEFFLNVFQPPPKFNSDGDLIDEDAKNRLKEILLSLKAFTLRLQGKN; the protein is encoded by the exons ATGGCTTCGCTGATTAAGGTGGTGGCGCTCTCTGGCTCTCTCAGGAAAGGCTCTTACAACACCGCTCTCATTCGTTCTG GTATTGAGCTAAGCAAAGGAGAGGTTGAAGGCATCGAGATTGAGTACATTGATATTTCAGATTTACCTTTTCTGAACACTGATCTTGAGAAAGATGGAAGTTATCCCTCAGAAGTTGAAGCTTTTCGCCAGAAGATTGTTGCAGCTGATAGCGTTCTCTTTGCTTCCCCTGAATACAATTATTCTGTCACAG gTCCTTTAAAGAATGCAATTGACTGGGCATCAAGACCACCAAATGTTTGGGCTGGTAAAGCTGGTGCAATAGTAAGTGCTGGAGGAGGGCATGGTGGAGCAAAATCACACTACCATCTGCGCCAAATTGGAGTGTTTTTGGATCTTCATTTCATCAACAAACCTGAATTCTTCCTCAATGTATTCCAGCCACCACCAAAGTTTAACAGTGATGGTGACTTGATTGATGAAGATGCTAAGAACAGGTTGAAGGAAATCCTTCTCTCCTTGAAGGCATTCACCCTTAGACTTCAAGGAAAAAATTGA